The proteins below are encoded in one region of Metabacillus dongyingensis:
- a CDS encoding class I SAM-dependent methyltransferase — MKNKFNWEKEAEKKWDERAVFWNKGSKEMWDSGSRSSIVPFFMKYIKPEAEVIDIGCGDGYGSFLLMKEGLKVTGVDLSPEMIKLAKKHEEEGKLTFIQANIMELPFEDEKADALLTINCIEWTENPLAALNELKRIVKTDGYLCIAILGPTAHPRTNSFDRLYGNPVICNTMMPWEFEKLAIENGWELAGSQGVYKRGVTEEMTRVLSPELKQSLSFLWLFMLQKKEGEIE; from the coding sequence ATGAAGAATAAATTTAATTGGGAAAAAGAAGCTGAAAAGAAGTGGGATGAGCGTGCTGTGTTCTGGAATAAAGGAAGCAAGGAGATGTGGGACTCGGGAAGCAGAAGCTCCATTGTGCCTTTTTTCATGAAGTATATAAAACCGGAAGCAGAAGTGATTGACATTGGCTGCGGAGACGGTTATGGCTCTTTTCTATTGATGAAAGAGGGGCTGAAGGTTACAGGAGTAGATCTTTCGCCTGAAATGATTAAGCTCGCCAAGAAACATGAAGAAGAGGGAAAGCTTACATTTATTCAAGCGAATATAATGGAGCTTCCTTTTGAGGATGAAAAAGCAGATGCTCTGCTTACAATTAATTGTATAGAATGGACGGAGAATCCATTAGCAGCATTAAACGAATTAAAGCGTATCGTCAAAACCGATGGCTATTTATGCATTGCCATTTTGGGACCCACTGCCCATCCACGGACGAACAGCTTTGACAGACTTTATGGAAATCCTGTCATCTGCAACACCATGATGCCTTGGGAATTCGAAAAACTGGCCATTGAGAATGGATGGGAACTGGCGGGAAGTCAGGGAGTTTACAAACGGGGCGTAACGGAAGAAATGACCCGCGTGCTTTCACCAGAATTAAAACAGTCCCTTTCATTTTTATGGCTGTTTATGCTGCAGAAGAAAGAAGGAGAGATCGAATGA
- a CDS encoding DUF3892 domain-containing protein, producing the protein MEKESFVAAQKNGDGDLVSFKTSAGRTLSYQEALMEIDKGSIAGVNTFKGKDGEMYIRSNPDHNKANNLDSLPPF; encoded by the coding sequence ATGGAAAAAGAATCTTTTGTGGCTGCACAGAAAAATGGAGACGGAGATCTCGTCTCATTCAAAACATCAGCAGGAAGAACGCTCTCCTATCAAGAAGCACTGATGGAAATCGACAAAGGTTCGATTGCGGGTGTAAATACCTTTAAAGGAAAAGACGGAGAGATGTATATTCGGAGCAACCCGGATCACAATAAAGCAAATAACCTTGATTCATTACCACCATTTTAG
- a CDS encoding phosphocarrier protein HPr — translation MIQKSFEITSESGIHARPATSLVNAVNSFTADVNLEANGRKVNLKSIMGVMSLGISKGTTIVVSAEGSDEKDAIEAVERVIIAEQLGA, via the coding sequence ATGATACAAAAATCATTTGAAATTACAAGTGAATCTGGAATCCACGCACGTCCTGCAACTTCATTAGTAAATGCAGTCAACTCATTCACAGCTGATGTGAATTTAGAAGCAAACGGCCGTAAAGTAAACTTAAAATCAATCATGGGTGTTATGTCTCTTGGAATCTCTAAAGGTACAACAATTGTGGTATCTGCAGAAGGCAGTGATGAAAAAGACGCCATTGAGGCAGTTGAGCGTGTGATCATAGCAGAACAATTAGGTGCTTAA